From Kineosporia succinea, the proteins below share one genomic window:
- a CDS encoding alpha-hydroxy acid oxidase, producing MQRQFPKPAEIFELMEFRKPEFNGRKRRLDKALTIDDLRTIARRRTPRAAFDYTDGAAEAELSLSRARQAFEDVEFHPGVLRDVARVDTSTTVFGGPSALPFGIAPTGFTRLMQTEGEIAGAGASAAAGIPFCLSTLGTTSIEDVKAANPAGRNWFQLYVMKQREISYALVERAAASGFDTLFFTVDTPVAGARLRDRRNGFSIPPQLTAGTILNAIPRPWWWYDFLTTPKLEFASLSATGGTVAELLDFAMDPTISYEDLSIIRQMWPGKIAIKGVQNLQDARKLASLGVDGIVLSNHGGRQLDRAPIPFHLLPDVAREVGKDVEIVVDTGIMNGADIVACIALGARFTLIGRAYLYGLMAGGRQGVDKSIEILTDQIVRTMKLLGAHTLDELQPHHVTQLQRLGPIRRN from the coding sequence ATGCAGCGCCAATTCCCCAAGCCGGCCGAGATCTTCGAGCTGATGGAGTTCAGGAAGCCGGAGTTCAACGGCCGTAAGCGCCGTCTCGACAAGGCCCTGACGATCGACGACCTGCGGACGATCGCCCGCAGACGTACCCCACGGGCCGCGTTCGACTACACCGACGGCGCCGCCGAGGCCGAGCTGTCGCTGTCCCGGGCCCGCCAGGCGTTCGAGGATGTCGAGTTCCACCCGGGCGTGCTACGTGACGTGGCCCGTGTCGACACCTCCACGACCGTGTTCGGCGGCCCGTCCGCGCTGCCGTTCGGGATCGCGCCCACCGGCTTCACCCGGCTGATGCAGACCGAGGGCGAGATCGCCGGCGCCGGGGCCTCGGCCGCCGCGGGCATCCCGTTCTGCCTCTCCACCCTGGGCACCACCTCGATCGAGGACGTCAAGGCCGCCAACCCGGCGGGCCGTAACTGGTTCCAGCTGTACGTGATGAAACAACGCGAGATCTCCTACGCCCTGGTCGAACGCGCCGCCGCCTCCGGTTTCGACACCCTGTTCTTCACCGTCGACACCCCCGTGGCCGGAGCCCGCCTACGCGACCGGCGCAACGGATTCTCGATCCCGCCGCAGCTGACAGCCGGCACGATCCTGAACGCGATCCCCCGCCCCTGGTGGTGGTACGACTTCCTCACCACCCCCAAACTCGAATTCGCGTCACTGTCCGCGACCGGCGGCACCGTCGCCGAACTGCTGGACTTCGCGATGGACCCCACCATCTCCTACGAAGACCTGAGCATCATCCGCCAGATGTGGCCCGGCAAGATCGCGATCAAGGGCGTGCAGAACCTCCAAGACGCCCGCAAACTCGCCTCCCTCGGCGTCGACGGGATCGTCCTGTCCAACCACGGCGGCCGCCAGCTCGACCGCGCCCCCATCCCCTTCCACCTCCTGCCCGACGTCGCCCGCGAAGTCGGCAAGGACGTCGAGATCGTCGTCGACACCGGCATCATGAACGGCGCCGACATCGTCGCCTGCATCGCCCTGGGCGCCCGCTTCACCCTCATCGGCCGCGCCTACCTCTACGGCCTCATGGCCGGCGGACGCCAAGGCGTGGACAAGAGCATCGAGATCCTCACCGACCAGATCGTGCGCACCATGAAACTCCTCGGCGCCCACACCCTCGACGAACTCCAACCCCACCACGTCACCCAACTCCAACGACTCGGCCCCATCCGCCGCAACTGA
- a CDS encoding rhamnulokinase has protein sequence MSDVTGRALSQGPATSPAAAPATVAAVDLGATSGRVILGTFSDGALQMRHLARFPNEPVSFGGGLHWNVVELYRQVLSGLTTAEREHPGEIVSVGIDSWAVDYGLLRGGQLLGVPFHYRDARTAEGVEKVHAQFDARELYRRNGLQHLPFNTVFQLATDGLLDVADTALLIPDLLAHWLTGAVVAERTNASTTGLLDPRTGRWDTELATALGISPSILPGLIDAGTVVGQLTGDAAGSVGRRVDVVAVGSHDTASAVVAIPNTGRDFAYVSCGTWGLVGLELERPVFSEEAREANFTNEGGVDGRIRFLHNVMGLWLLSESVRSWDRAAGSSERSSNLELLLAEAGSVPSPVEVFDVDDPRFMAPGDMPARIAGWYTERGLPAPRTPAEFTRAIIDSLAQAFADTVLRAARIAKTPVTVIHVVGGGAQNRLLCQATADRSGLPVLAGPVEATAIGNILVQGRAAGLVAGGLPEMRDLVARAFTPLRYEPRP, from the coding sequence GTGAGTGACGTCACCGGCCGGGCCCTCTCGCAGGGCCCGGCCACCAGCCCGGCAGCCGCCCCGGCCACCGTGGCCGCCGTCGACCTGGGCGCGACCAGCGGCCGGGTCATCCTCGGCACGTTCTCCGACGGTGCGCTGCAGATGCGGCACCTGGCCCGGTTCCCCAACGAGCCGGTCAGTTTCGGCGGCGGACTGCACTGGAACGTCGTCGAGCTCTACCGCCAGGTGCTGTCCGGGCTCACCACGGCCGAGCGGGAGCACCCGGGTGAGATCGTCAGCGTCGGCATCGACTCCTGGGCCGTCGACTACGGCCTGCTGCGGGGCGGGCAGCTGCTCGGCGTGCCGTTCCACTACCGGGACGCCCGCACGGCAGAGGGTGTGGAGAAGGTGCACGCCCAGTTCGACGCCCGTGAGCTGTACCGGCGCAACGGTCTTCAGCACCTGCCGTTCAACACCGTGTTCCAGCTGGCCACCGACGGCCTGCTGGACGTGGCCGACACGGCGCTCCTGATCCCCGACCTGCTGGCCCACTGGCTGACCGGCGCCGTCGTGGCCGAGCGCACCAACGCGTCCACCACCGGCCTGCTCGACCCGCGCACCGGCCGGTGGGACACCGAACTGGCCACCGCTCTGGGCATCTCACCGTCGATCCTGCCGGGTCTGATCGACGCGGGCACGGTGGTCGGGCAGCTCACCGGGGACGCGGCCGGCTCGGTCGGCCGAAGGGTGGACGTGGTGGCCGTCGGGTCGCACGACACGGCCTCCGCGGTGGTCGCGATCCCGAACACCGGACGCGACTTCGCCTACGTCTCCTGCGGCACCTGGGGTCTCGTCGGACTCGAGCTGGAACGGCCGGTGTTCTCCGAGGAGGCACGCGAGGCCAACTTCACCAACGAGGGCGGCGTCGACGGGCGGATCCGGTTCCTGCACAACGTGATGGGGCTGTGGCTGCTGTCGGAGTCGGTGCGGTCGTGGGACCGGGCCGCGGGCAGCAGCGAACGGTCGAGCAATCTGGAACTCCTGCTCGCCGAGGCCGGATCGGTGCCCTCCCCGGTGGAGGTCTTCGACGTGGACGACCCGAGGTTCATGGCGCCCGGCGACATGCCGGCCCGGATCGCGGGCTGGTACACCGAACGGGGCCTGCCCGCGCCGCGGACCCCGGCCGAGTTCACCCGGGCGATCATCGACAGCCTCGCCCAGGCCTTCGCCGACACCGTGCTCCGGGCCGCGCGGATCGCCAAGACACCGGTCACCGTCATCCATGTCGTGGGTGGGGGTGCCCAGAACAGGCTGTTGTGCCAGGCCACCGCCGACCGCAGCGGGCTGCCCGTGCTGGCCGGACCGGTCGAGGCCACCGCCATCGGCAACATCCTGGTGCAGGGCCGCGCCGCCGGTCTGGTCGCGGGCGGCCTGCCCGAGATGCGTGACCTGGTCGCCCGGGCGTTCACCCCGCTCCGCTACGAACCCCGCCCCTGA
- a CDS encoding MFS transporter, with protein sequence MSTQTPAPESATTATVHNRWAGLAVLAASLLVVVMDMTVLNVALPDLIADLRPGAVAQLWIVDAYPVVLAGLLVPVSSLADRWGRKRMLLAGFTVFGLASLLALLADSPGEVIALRAVLGLGGAMIMPTTLSLIRTLFPDPAERATALGIWAAMASVGSAVGPIVGGALLERFSWHSAFLVNVPLMVGAVIAGLVLLPESRSSRPGRLDATGVLLSVGGMVGITYAVKHLGKHGADGQGLVVLVVGVLAMVLFVRRCLTQPEPMLAVGLFRDRMFRSGVVTAVAHSGVTMALLLVGSQWLQLVLGWSPLAAGAALLPMALGGMIGSPFAPAVAARAGVRPVLVTGLLLTAAGLATIFVLPRPIPYPGVAVALLAIGLGGAALGVGSALMMGRAPAHQSGSAAAIEEMSFEVGAVLGVSILGSLAGLVYRAGLPDGVPDPVSESVAGALGTSVENAATTSFIDAFATVGLAGALAVLLAAAVVWWWLPRDLDLADLNH encoded by the coding sequence GTGAGCACCCAGACCCCCGCCCCCGAGTCCGCCACCACCGCAACGGTCCACAACCGCTGGGCCGGCCTCGCCGTCCTGGCCGCCAGCCTGCTCGTCGTCGTCATGGACATGACGGTGCTGAACGTGGCGCTGCCCGACCTGATCGCCGACCTGCGTCCCGGCGCGGTCGCGCAGCTGTGGATCGTCGACGCCTACCCGGTCGTGCTCGCGGGCCTGCTGGTGCCGGTCTCGTCGCTGGCCGACCGCTGGGGCCGCAAGCGCATGCTGCTGGCCGGTTTCACGGTCTTCGGCCTGGCCTCGCTCCTCGCCCTCCTGGCCGACTCGCCGGGCGAGGTCATCGCCCTGCGCGCCGTGCTCGGCCTCGGTGGCGCGATGATCATGCCGACCACCCTCTCGCTGATCCGCACCCTCTTCCCCGACCCGGCCGAGCGGGCCACCGCCCTGGGGATCTGGGCGGCCATGGCCTCGGTCGGCAGTGCCGTCGGCCCGATCGTGGGCGGCGCCCTGCTCGAGCGGTTCAGCTGGCACTCCGCGTTCCTCGTCAACGTGCCGCTCATGGTCGGCGCCGTGATCGCCGGGCTGGTGCTGCTGCCCGAGAGCCGGTCGTCACGGCCCGGCCGTCTCGACGCCACCGGTGTGCTGCTGTCGGTCGGCGGCATGGTCGGGATCACCTACGCCGTCAAGCATCTGGGCAAGCACGGGGCGGACGGCCAGGGGCTGGTCGTGCTCGTGGTCGGCGTGCTGGCGATGGTCCTCTTCGTGCGCCGCTGCCTCACCCAGCCCGAGCCGATGCTCGCGGTCGGCCTGTTCCGCGACCGGATGTTCCGCTCCGGCGTGGTCACCGCCGTCGCCCACAGCGGCGTCACCATGGCGCTGCTGCTCGTCGGCTCGCAGTGGCTGCAGCTGGTGCTGGGCTGGTCGCCGCTGGCGGCCGGCGCGGCGCTGCTGCCGATGGCGCTCGGCGGCATGATCGGCTCGCCGTTCGCCCCCGCCGTCGCGGCCCGCGCCGGGGTCCGCCCGGTGCTGGTGACCGGCCTGCTGCTGACCGCGGCCGGTCTGGCCACGATCTTCGTCCTGCCCCGCCCGATCCCCTACCCCGGCGTGGCCGTCGCGCTGCTGGCCATCGGCCTGGGCGGTGCCGCCCTGGGGGTCGGCTCGGCGCTGATGATGGGACGCGCCCCGGCCCACCAGTCCGGCTCCGCCGCCGCCATCGAGGAGATGTCGTTCGAGGTCGGGGCCGTGCTCGGGGTCTCGATCCTGGGCAGCCTGGCCGGGCTGGTCTACCGGGCGGGCCTTCCCGACGGCGTGCCCGATCCGGTGTCCGAATCGGTCGCCGGCGCGCTGGGGACCTCCGTCGAGAACGCGGCCACCACGTCCTTCATCGACGCCTTCGCCACCGTGGGCCTGGCCGGTGCCCTGGCCGTGCTGCTCGCCGCCGCGGTGGTCTGGTGGTGGCTCCCGCGCGACCTGGACCTCGCCGACCTGAACCACTGA
- a CDS encoding TetR/AcrR family transcriptional regulator: MNSRDAILAASQRRLNVDPRASMTDLATSAGVGRATLHRHFSTRDELLHELGTRNLNRWQNTMERAGVDDVIASGDAARISACLRGLFRQYLADYDEFGFALTDPYMCTAPELVERTEVLADKETELLAAAQRAGVLRDDLPARWLSTAVYGLLVAARDATTTGRVARADLDEIVISTFLNGTRAQ; the protein is encoded by the coding sequence GTGAACTCCCGGGACGCGATCCTGGCCGCCTCCCAGCGGCGCCTCAACGTCGACCCGAGAGCGTCGATGACCGACCTCGCCACCTCGGCCGGTGTCGGCCGGGCCACGCTGCACCGGCACTTCTCCACCCGCGACGAGCTGCTGCACGAACTCGGCACGCGCAATCTCAACCGATGGCAGAACACCATGGAGCGCGCCGGGGTCGACGACGTCATCGCCTCCGGTGACGCCGCGCGCATCTCCGCGTGCCTGCGTGGGCTCTTCCGGCAGTACCTCGCCGACTACGACGAGTTCGGGTTCGCGCTGACCGACCCCTACATGTGCACGGCCCCCGAACTGGTCGAGCGCACCGAGGTTCTCGCCGACAAGGAGACCGAGCTGCTCGCCGCCGCACAGCGTGCCGGTGTGCTGCGCGACGACCTGCCCGCCCGCTGGCTGTCCACCGCGGTCTACGGCCTGCTCGTGGCCGCGCGCGACGCCACCACCACCGGCCGGGTCGCCCGCGCCGACCTCGACGAGATCGTCATCTCCACCTTCCTGAACGGCACGAGAGCCCAGTGA
- a CDS encoding bifunctional aldolase/short-chain dehydrogenase, with product MTNETVAALIARSNRLGADPQNTNYAGGNTSAKGTGTDPVTGQPVELLWVKGSGGDLGTLTEKGLAALRLDRMQALVDVYPGIEREDEMVAAFDYCLHGKGGAAPSIDTAMHGLVDAAHVDHLHPDSGIAIATAADGEALTRQIFGDKVVWVPWRRPGFQLGLDIAAIKKANPQAIGTILGGHGITAWGDTSSESEKNSLWIIETAAAYIAANGSEKPFGSPREGFGALPETERRAKAAALAATVRGIASRDKRMVGHFTDAAVVLDYLASEKAPALAALGTSCPDHFLRTKVKPLLLDLPASASVEESIARLKELHEEYRADYTAYYDKHASADSPAIRGADPLIVLIPGVGMFSYGANKQTARVAGEFYVNAINVMRGAEALSTYSPISDAEKFRIEYWALEEAKLQRMPRPKSHAGRVAFVTGAASGIGKAIAQRLAAEGACVVVADLDLEKARAAAAELGNSDVAIGVAADVSEAGDVQKAVDEALLAFGGIDLVVNNAGLSLSKPLLETTEADWDLQHDVMAKGSFLVSKAAAKALIEQGLGGDIIYISSKNSVFAGPNNIAYSATKADQAHQVRLLAVELGAYGVRVNGVNPDGVVRGSGIFASGWGANRAATYGVAEEDLGQFYANRTILKREVLPEHVADAVFVLTGDELSRTTGLHVPVDSGVAAAFLR from the coding sequence ATGACGAACGAGACCGTCGCCGCGCTCATCGCCCGGAGCAACCGCCTCGGCGCCGACCCGCAGAACACCAACTACGCCGGGGGCAACACCTCGGCCAAGGGCACCGGGACCGACCCGGTCACCGGGCAGCCGGTCGAGCTCCTGTGGGTCAAGGGCTCCGGGGGCGACCTGGGCACGCTCACCGAAAAGGGTCTGGCCGCACTGCGTCTCGACCGCATGCAGGCCCTCGTCGACGTCTACCCGGGCATCGAGCGGGAAGACGAGATGGTCGCCGCGTTCGACTACTGCCTGCACGGCAAGGGTGGCGCGGCACCGTCGATCGACACCGCCATGCACGGCCTGGTCGACGCCGCGCACGTCGACCACCTGCACCCCGACAGCGGCATCGCGATCGCCACCGCGGCCGACGGCGAGGCCCTGACCCGGCAGATCTTCGGCGACAAGGTGGTGTGGGTTCCCTGGCGCCGCCCGGGTTTCCAGCTCGGCCTGGACATCGCCGCCATCAAGAAGGCCAACCCGCAGGCCATCGGCACGATCCTGGGCGGCCACGGCATCACGGCGTGGGGTGACACCAGTTCCGAGAGCGAGAAGAACTCGCTGTGGATCATCGAGACCGCCGCCGCGTACATCGCCGCGAACGGCTCGGAGAAGCCCTTCGGTTCCCCGAGAGAGGGCTTCGGGGCACTGCCCGAGACGGAGCGCCGGGCCAAGGCCGCCGCCCTCGCCGCCACCGTGCGCGGTATCGCCAGCCGCGACAAGCGCATGGTCGGCCACTTCACCGACGCCGCCGTGGTGCTGGACTACCTGGCCAGCGAGAAGGCGCCCGCCCTGGCCGCTCTCGGCACCAGCTGCCCCGACCACTTCCTGCGCACCAAGGTCAAGCCGCTCCTGCTCGACCTGCCCGCCTCGGCGAGCGTGGAGGAGAGCATCGCCCGGCTCAAGGAGCTCCACGAGGAGTACCGCGCCGACTACACGGCCTACTACGACAAGCACGCCTCCGCCGACAGCCCGGCGATCCGCGGCGCCGACCCGCTGATCGTGCTGATCCCGGGCGTGGGCATGTTCAGCTACGGCGCGAACAAGCAGACCGCGCGGGTGGCCGGCGAGTTCTACGTCAACGCGATCAACGTGATGCGCGGCGCCGAGGCCCTTTCCACCTACTCCCCCATCTCCGACGCCGAGAAGTTCCGCATCGAGTACTGGGCCCTGGAGGAAGCGAAGCTGCAGCGCATGCCCAGGCCGAAGTCGCACGCCGGCCGGGTGGCGTTCGTGACCGGCGCCGCGTCGGGCATCGGCAAGGCCATCGCCCAGCGCCTGGCTGCCGAGGGCGCCTGCGTCGTCGTGGCCGACCTCGACCTGGAGAAGGCGCGGGCCGCGGCGGCGGAGCTCGGGAACAGCGACGTGGCCATCGGGGTGGCCGCCGATGTGAGCGAGGCCGGCGACGTCCAGAAGGCCGTGGACGAGGCCCTTCTCGCCTTCGGCGGCATCGACCTGGTCGTCAACAACGCCGGGCTCTCACTGAGCAAGCCGCTGCTGGAGACCACCGAGGCCGACTGGGACCTGCAGCACGACGTGATGGCCAAGGGCTCGTTCCTGGTGTCGAAGGCCGCGGCCAAGGCGCTCATCGAGCAGGGTCTGGGCGGCGACATCATCTACATCTCCTCCAAGAACAGCGTTTTCGCGGGGCCGAACAACATCGCCTACTCCGCCACCAAGGCCGACCAGGCCCACCAGGTGCGGCTGCTGGCGGTCGAGCTCGGCGCCTACGGTGTGCGCGTCAACGGCGTCAACCCCGACGGGGTGGTGCGCGGCTCGGGCATCTTCGCCTCCGGCTGGGGCGCCAACCGCGCCGCGACCTACGGCGTGGCCGAGGAGGACCTCGGCCAGTTCTATGCCAACCGCACCATTCTCAAGCGTGAGGTGCTGCCCGAGCACGTCGCCGACGCGGTGTTCGTGCTGACCGGTGACGAGCTGAGCCGCACCACCGGCCTGCACGTCCCGGTCGACAGCGGCGTCGCGGCTGCCTTCCTGCGGTGA
- a CDS encoding MMPL family transporter: MVRLANWCTRRWYLVLAGWVLALAALAGLVVANGTAFTDSTTMPDSESATAYSLLGQGDGPSTTSGKIVWHAGDSITGGPVRTEINQMLETVSASEGVISVVSPYTKAGASQLNREANTAFATVTLADDADTEPIEDAVQTVRESGLSVETGGQAFAEIPSAGGATEGIGVLVALVLLLFFFRSVAAAVLPIVTGVAGVGISLLGVMAASHVVDLSANSLTMGALIGLGVGIDYALFIVNRHRKALLRGACVDEGVAQALNTSGRAVIFAGLTVIVALVGMFVIGVGILTGMAFAAAFTVLCTVLAANTLLPALLRLLKLRVLARKDRHGNASRSANGLAARWATGVQRRPVIAALASVVVVGVLAYPALSMRLGNADASSDPDDSASHAYFELMSAGFGEGTDATLLLVGETPDQATTTSFSSMVRDLPNVPNIASAVMTSQQGGISVAAITPSHSAQTEETSDLVHTLREEVIPASGVTTYVGGTTATDIDLSDAIMDKLPIYLLLVAALGFLLLVLAFRSLLVPLLGALTNLATICVGLGVVTAVFQFGWGSELLGVGSGAPILYLVPVLISGVIFGLSMDYQVFLISSMHEEFHRSGDNRHGVRQGLTESAGVIVTAATIMLAVFASFGFSGERIISALGLGMAIAVVVDAFVVRLTLVPALMTLIGRVNWWYPRILERITPKLALENAETPEPVYSSQTTVPRIQDHV; encoded by the coding sequence GTGGTCCGTCTGGCCAACTGGTGCACCCGCCGCTGGTACCTCGTACTCGCCGGCTGGGTGCTCGCCCTCGCCGCCCTCGCCGGGCTCGTCGTCGCGAACGGCACCGCCTTCACCGACTCCACCACCATGCCCGACAGCGAATCAGCCACCGCCTACAGTCTTCTCGGGCAGGGAGACGGCCCGTCGACGACCAGCGGCAAGATCGTCTGGCACGCCGGCGACTCGATCACGGGCGGCCCGGTCCGCACCGAGATCAACCAGATGCTCGAGACCGTCAGCGCCAGTGAGGGTGTGATCTCGGTCGTCAGCCCGTACACGAAAGCGGGCGCGTCACAACTGAACCGGGAGGCCAACACCGCCTTCGCCACGGTCACCCTGGCCGACGACGCCGACACCGAGCCGATCGAGGACGCGGTGCAGACCGTGCGCGAGAGCGGACTCTCCGTCGAGACCGGTGGGCAGGCGTTCGCCGAGATCCCCAGCGCCGGTGGCGCCACCGAGGGCATCGGCGTGCTCGTGGCGCTCGTGCTGCTGCTCTTCTTCTTCCGCTCGGTGGCGGCGGCGGTCCTGCCCATCGTCACCGGCGTGGCGGGCGTGGGTATCAGCCTGCTCGGCGTGATGGCCGCCTCGCACGTCGTCGACCTGTCCGCGAACTCGCTGACCATGGGCGCGCTGATCGGGCTGGGCGTCGGCATCGACTACGCCCTGTTCATCGTCAACCGGCACCGGAAGGCGCTGCTGCGCGGGGCCTGCGTCGACGAGGGCGTGGCCCAGGCCCTGAACACCTCCGGCCGTGCGGTGATCTTCGCCGGTCTGACCGTGATCGTCGCACTGGTGGGCATGTTCGTCATCGGCGTCGGCATCCTCACCGGCATGGCCTTCGCCGCCGCGTTCACCGTGCTGTGCACCGTGCTCGCCGCGAACACCCTGCTGCCGGCCCTGCTGCGCCTCCTCAAGCTCCGGGTGCTGGCCCGTAAGGACCGTCACGGCAACGCGTCTCGTTCCGCCAACGGCCTGGCCGCCCGCTGGGCCACCGGTGTGCAGCGCCGCCCGGTGATCGCCGCCCTCGCTTCCGTGGTGGTCGTGGGCGTACTCGCCTACCCGGCGCTGAGCATGCGCCTGGGCAACGCCGACGCCAGCAGCGACCCGGACGACTCGGCCTCGCACGCCTACTTCGAGCTGATGTCCGCGGGCTTCGGCGAGGGCACCGACGCAACCCTCCTCCTCGTCGGTGAGACGCCCGACCAGGCGACCACCACGTCCTTCAGCTCGATGGTCCGGGACCTGCCGAATGTGCCGAATATCGCTTCGGCCGTGATGACGAGCCAGCAGGGCGGCATCTCGGTCGCCGCGATCACCCCGAGCCACAGCGCCCAGACCGAGGAGACCTCGGACCTGGTGCACACCCTGCGCGAGGAGGTGATCCCGGCGAGCGGCGTGACGACCTACGTGGGCGGCACCACGGCCACCGACATCGATCTGTCCGACGCCATCATGGACAAGCTGCCGATCTACCTGCTGCTCGTGGCGGCACTCGGATTCCTGCTGCTGGTGCTGGCCTTCCGCAGTCTGCTGGTGCCCCTGCTCGGCGCCCTCACGAACCTGGCGACCATCTGCGTGGGCCTCGGCGTGGTCACGGCGGTGTTCCAGTTCGGCTGGGGCAGTGAGCTTCTCGGCGTCGGATCGGGCGCGCCCATCCTGTACCTGGTGCCCGTGCTGATCTCCGGCGTGATCTTCGGGCTCTCGATGGACTACCAGGTGTTCCTGATCAGCTCGATGCACGAGGAGTTCCACCGGAGCGGCGACAACCGCCACGGCGTGCGGCAGGGCCTGACCGAGAGCGCCGGGGTCATCGTCACCGCCGCCACGATCATGCTGGCCGTGTTCGCGTCGTTCGGGTTCAGCGGCGAGCGCATCATCTCGGCCCTCGGCCTGGGCATGGCGATCGCGGTGGTGGTGGACGCGTTCGTGGTCCGGCTGACGCTGGTGCCGGCACTGATGACGCTGATCGGCCGGGTGAACTGGTGGTACCCGCGCATTCTGGAGCGAATCACCCCGAAACTGGCGCTGGAGAACGCGGAGACGCCGGAACCGGTATACAGCTCCCAGACCACAGTCCCCCGGATCCAGGACCACGTATGA
- the rhaI gene encoding L-rhamnose isomerase: MPHLKDVAPQLAQQAIELPSWAFGNSGTRFKVFGSAGTARDPFEKIADAAQVHRYTGLAPVVALHIPWDTVESFADLRKHAEDLGVQLGTVNSNTFQDDDYKLGALTHTDATIRRKAIDHHLECIDVMDATGSRDLKIWLAEGSNYPGQADLRGRQDRLAESLATIYERIGENQRLVLEYKFFEPAFYHTDVPDWGTSYAQVSALGERAVVCLDTGHHAPGTNIEFIVMQLLRLGKLGSFDFNSRFYADDDLIVGAADPFQLFRILFEVVRGGGYGNPDVAFMLDQCHNIEQKIPGQIRSVLNVQEMTARALLVDTEALTAAQESGDVLGANAIFMDAFYTDVRPGLAEWRESRGLPADPMKAYAASGYQQQIETDRVGGAQASWGA; encoded by the coding sequence ATGCCACACCTGAAGGACGTCGCGCCCCAGCTGGCGCAGCAGGCGATCGAGCTCCCCTCCTGGGCCTTCGGAAATTCGGGCACGCGTTTCAAGGTCTTCGGATCGGCCGGCACGGCCCGCGACCCGTTCGAGAAGATCGCCGACGCCGCGCAGGTGCATCGCTACACCGGGCTGGCACCCGTCGTCGCCCTGCACATCCCGTGGGACACGGTGGAATCGTTCGCCGACCTGCGCAAGCACGCGGAAGACCTGGGCGTGCAGCTGGGCACGGTCAACTCCAACACCTTCCAGGACGACGACTACAAGCTCGGCGCCCTGACCCACACCGACGCGACGATCCGCCGCAAGGCCATCGACCACCACCTCGAGTGCATCGACGTGATGGACGCGACCGGCAGCCGCGACCTGAAGATCTGGCTGGCCGAGGGCAGCAACTACCCGGGCCAGGCCGACCTGCGCGGCCGTCAGGACCGCCTCGCCGAGTCGCTGGCCACGATCTACGAGCGCATCGGTGAGAACCAGCGCCTGGTGCTGGAGTACAAGTTCTTCGAGCCGGCGTTCTACCACACCGACGTCCCCGACTGGGGAACGAGTTACGCCCAGGTCAGCGCGCTCGGCGAGCGGGCCGTGGTCTGCCTCGACACCGGCCACCACGCCCCGGGCACCAACATCGAGTTCATCGTCATGCAGTTGCTGCGCCTCGGCAAGCTCGGCAGCTTCGACTTCAACTCGCGCTTCTACGCCGACGACGACCTGATCGTGGGCGCGGCCGACCCGTTCCAGCTGTTCCGCATCCTGTTCGAGGTGGTGCGCGGCGGGGGCTACGGCAACCCGGACGTCGCCTTCATGCTCGACCAGTGCCACAACATCGAGCAGAAGATCCCCGGCCAGATCCGCTCCGTGCTCAACGTGCAGGAGATGACGGCCCGGGCCCTGCTCGTCGACACCGAGGCCCTGACCGCCGCCCAGGAGAGCGGTGACGTGCTGGGTGCCAACGCGATCTTCATGGACGCGTTCTACACCGACGTGCGTCCCGGCCTGGCCGAGTGGCGCGAGAGCCGGGGTCTGCCGGCCGACCCGATGAAGGCCTACGCCGCGTCGGGCTACCAGCAGCAGATCGAGACCGACCGCGTGGGCGGCGCCCAGGCGAGCTGGGGCGCCTGA